The following are from one region of the Paenibacillus sabinae T27 genome:
- a CDS encoding class I SAM-dependent methyltransferase encodes MPIDFHDQKNQSTYASREASAKWIQTIAKHVRLQGKRVLDLGCGGGIYTKELAQSGAVYVTGMDFSAEMLDGAAENCRDIPNIAFAQGSALDTGLKDGQYDMLLERALIHHIKDLAACFREAHRVLKAGGTFIIQDRTPEDCSLAGSPSHIRGYFFEKYPKLLEHEIQRRHYSHDVIDALRQNGFRLITELSFWETRRSYEDFGQLRQDLLGRTGRSLLFELTDDELSELVDFIGQKLTGARPIHEQDRWSIWIAVKE; translated from the coding sequence ATGCCTATCGACTTTCACGATCAGAAAAATCAATCGACCTATGCCTCCAGAGAGGCGTCAGCTAAATGGATTCAGACGATAGCGAAGCATGTCCGGCTTCAAGGGAAACGGGTGCTGGATCTTGGCTGCGGCGGCGGGATTTACACGAAGGAACTGGCGCAATCCGGGGCTGTGTATGTGACAGGGATGGATTTTTCTGCGGAAATGCTGGACGGAGCGGCGGAAAATTGCAGAGATATTCCAAATATCGCCTTTGCTCAAGGGAGCGCGCTTGATACGGGTCTCAAAGATGGACAGTACGATATGTTGCTGGAACGGGCATTAATTCATCATATTAAGGACTTGGCCGCTTGCTTTCGAGAAGCACATAGAGTGTTAAAGGCAGGCGGGACATTCATTATCCAGGACCGGACGCCGGAAGATTGTTCACTTGCGGGAAGTCCAAGCCATATCCGCGGGTATTTTTTTGAGAAATATCCAAAACTGCTTGAGCACGAGATTCAGAGACGTCACTATAGTCATGATGTAATCGACGCTTTGCGGCAGAACGGGTTCCGCCTGATCACTGAGCTCTCTTTCTGGGAAACCAGAAGAAGCTATGAGGATTTCGGACAGTTGAGGCAGGATTTGCTGGGCCGGACGGGAAGATCTCTGCTATTTGAACTAACCGATGACGAGCTTTCGGAGCTGGTGGATTTTATCGGACAGAAGCTGACTGGCGCCCGCCCCATCCATGAGCAGGATCGCTGGTCCATTTGGATCGCGGTTAAAGAATAA
- a CDS encoding GNAT family N-acetyltransferase gives MTVQEGNPDREGELLNFSHILFDLDGTLTDPKIGITKSVQYALAKFGIIEDNLDRLEPFIGPPLTHSFKEFYNFSEEDAWQAVQYYREYFADKGIFENQLYPGIPELLTMLTQQQAVLIVATSKPLVFAEKILKHFELEHFFHAVVGSNLDGTLSDKSEIIRYIIEQENLNTADTVMIGDRKHDIIGAHNNGISSIGVLYGYGSEAEMEAIAPTYCIHTVQELHEAFASNEKGRQSVISIQRIDRDHLPGLSGLYEELMERKTNDAKLAEAFESLEQDERYILLGAFHGEVLAGSLMGIICQDLVGECRPFMVIENVVVASRFRRQGIGRRLMLEIEQTARSRDCSYIIFVSGGQRKEAHKLYEHLGYKEESVEGFRKHL, from the coding sequence GTGACAGTACAAGAAGGTAATCCGGATAGAGAAGGTGAGCTTTTGAATTTTTCGCATATTTTATTTGATCTGGACGGAACGCTGACGGACCCGAAGATCGGCATAACAAAGTCCGTGCAGTACGCGCTTGCAAAGTTCGGTATTATCGAAGACAATCTGGACCGGTTAGAGCCGTTCATCGGGCCTCCGCTGACTCATTCGTTTAAGGAATTTTACAATTTTTCCGAGGAAGATGCGTGGCAGGCCGTGCAGTATTACCGGGAGTATTTTGCGGATAAGGGGATTTTCGAAAATCAGCTTTACCCCGGGATTCCCGAACTATTAACTATGCTGACTCAGCAGCAGGCCGTTCTGATTGTTGCGACTTCCAAGCCGCTTGTGTTTGCCGAGAAGATTTTGAAGCATTTTGAGCTGGAGCATTTTTTTCATGCGGTGGTGGGAAGCAACCTGGACGGTACATTGTCCGATAAAAGCGAAATCATCCGGTATATTATTGAACAAGAAAATCTGAACACAGCAGACACGGTAATGATCGGGGACCGGAAGCATGACATTATCGGAGCGCATAACAACGGGATATCGTCGATTGGTGTTTTGTACGGGTACGGCAGCGAGGCTGAGATGGAAGCTATTGCCCCGACGTATTGCATACATACCGTACAGGAACTGCATGAAGCTTTTGCTTCAAACGAAAAAGGCAGGCAGAGTGTGATTTCCATTCAACGAATCGACCGAGATCACTTGCCCGGTTTAAGCGGCTTATATGAGGAACTGATGGAGAGAAAGACCAATGATGCCAAGCTGGCAGAAGCTTTTGAATCGCTGGAGCAGGATGAACGATATATTTTGCTGGGCGCTTTTCATGGTGAAGTGTTAGCCGGCTCGCTGATGGGGATTATCTGTCAGGATCTGGTGGGAGAATGCAGGCCTTTTATGGTTATCGAGAATGTTGTCGTTGCCAGCCGTTTCAGAAGACAGGGGATTGGCAGAAGACTGATGCTGGAAATCGAGCAGACGGCGCGGTCCAGAGACTGCTCGTATATCATTTTCGTATCGGGCGGGCAGCGGAAAGAAGCGCATAAGCTCTATGAGCATCTGGGCTATAAGGAAGAGAGTGTGGAGGGGTTTCGGAAGCATTTGTAA